In Vibrio celticus, one genomic interval encodes:
- the eutJ gene encoding ethanolamine utilization protein EutJ encodes MSDSASYKRLKKLAKLVKDEKCLKKKGPFKVGVDLGTANIAIVVVDKNNNPVAGASSPSKVVKDGVVVDYITATQVVSTLKQKVEEGLCCTLDKAATAIPPGVSEGSVKVIVNVVESAGFIVTDVIDEPVAAACALNLQSGAVVDVGGGTTGMSILDKGEVTFSADEPTGGSHMTLVLAGAMDLEYDLAESMKKEAKHEKQVFSVVRPVVEKMASLVSMWLKSNSAEQLWLVGGASSFSEFAEVFTKVTGVESLAVPEPLLVTPLGIAMKASE; translated from the coding sequence ATGTCAGATTCAGCGTCATACAAGCGACTAAAAAAACTCGCAAAACTAGTAAAAGATGAAAAGTGTCTGAAGAAAAAAGGCCCTTTTAAAGTTGGAGTGGACCTAGGTACGGCGAATATAGCCATTGTGGTTGTTGATAAGAACAACAATCCGGTAGCAGGTGCGAGTTCTCCTTCAAAAGTGGTTAAAGATGGCGTCGTAGTGGACTACATTACCGCGACTCAGGTTGTTTCCACATTGAAACAAAAAGTTGAAGAGGGTCTCTGCTGTACATTGGATAAAGCAGCCACAGCCATTCCTCCAGGTGTTTCTGAAGGGAGTGTTAAAGTCATTGTTAATGTTGTTGAATCTGCGGGTTTTATTGTTACGGATGTGATTGATGAGCCAGTTGCAGCTGCATGCGCATTAAATTTACAAAGCGGTGCGGTTGTCGATGTCGGTGGAGGCACCACGGGCATGAGCATACTGGACAAGGGGGAAGTCACGTTTAGTGCTGATGAACCCACCGGTGGATCGCACATGACACTGGTGTTAGCTGGTGCAATGGATCTTGAATACGACCTAGCGGAGTCAATGAAGAAAGAAGCAAAACATGAAAAACAAGTTTTTTCCGTTGTTCGTCCAGTGGTTGAAAAAATGGCTAGTTTGGTTTCAATGTGGTTAAAGAGCAATTCAGCAGAACAGTTGTGGTTGGTTGGTGGCGCATCTAGCTTTAGTGAGTTTGCAGAAGTCTTTACCAAAGTGACTGGTGTTGAATCGCTCGCTGTACCTGAGCCATTACTTGTTACTCCGTTAGGCATTGCAATGAAAGCAAGCGAGTAA
- a CDS encoding HFCD family protein, producing MESKDLTVMISQVVDDILARKSQPSKVIRVILTGHEQESLLDTLNCIKALYRSGFGIAVTLSHSAEHSIIKSVFLRWQQEDDIEFSIDSYLPSELHDDYYGVFFPAISTNSLSKLALCIRDNLATSWAFHALLNRKSITATLSHEYQTVLDHGPNPLIEQISTYVNKVENYGVRFMTKPKALHIEPKSLITLADVKLQPEDQSLSIDKNTIITPSAKEEIVRRRISIERIN from the coding sequence ATGGAATCAAAAGATTTAACAGTGATGATCAGTCAGGTTGTTGACGATATTTTAGCGCGAAAATCGCAGCCTTCCAAAGTGATTCGAGTCATTTTGACTGGTCACGAACAGGAGTCATTACTCGATACATTGAACTGTATTAAGGCGTTATATCGCTCAGGGTTTGGTATCGCGGTGACGCTTTCTCATTCTGCAGAGCACTCGATCATCAAATCGGTGTTTTTACGTTGGCAGCAAGAAGACGATATTGAATTTTCGATCGATTCTTACCTACCTAGTGAGTTACATGACGATTATTACGGTGTCTTTTTTCCTGCGATATCAACCAATAGTTTGAGTAAGTTAGCATTGTGTATTCGTGACAATCTAGCGACCAGTTGGGCCTTTCATGCACTGCTCAATCGAAAATCGATCACAGCGACACTTAGTCATGAATATCAAACGGTTTTAGATCATGGACCTAATCCGTTAATCGAACAGATATCAACGTATGTTAATAAGGTTGAAAACTATGGGGTCAGGTTTATGACTAAACCCAAGGCATTACATATTGAACCCAAGTCACTGATTACGTTGGCTGATGTCAAATTGCAGCCTGAGGACCAGTCGCTGTCTATCGATAAAAATACAATCATTACGCCGTCAGCTAAAGAAGAGATTGTTCGTCGACGTATCAGCATTGAAAGAATCAATTAA
- a CDS encoding EutN/CcmL family microcompartment protein, with product MYLAQVTGAIVSTTKHESLNGNKLLLVTRLDNEHRLTRDTEIAIDCVGAGNSDIVVVTTGSSARKSSCHPASVTDAAIVGIVDSLES from the coding sequence ATGTATTTAGCACAAGTCACCGGAGCGATTGTATCCACGACCAAGCATGAATCGCTTAATGGCAATAAGTTACTGTTGGTGACGCGATTAGACAATGAGCACCGACTAACCCGTGATACTGAGATTGCGATTGACTGTGTTGGCGCAGGAAATAGTGACATCGTTGTTGTCACCACGGGAAGCTCCGCTCGAAAAAGTAGTTGCCACCCAGCCTCCGTTACGGATGCGGCAATCGTCGGAATTGTTGACTCGTTAGAATCGTAA
- a CDS encoding GlcG/HbpS family heme-binding protein, protein MNVTSRSHITLSLQAIIELGDFAQKAAENVGIDIVFSFVDHAGSQRYFFVMDQALLVSHELARQKAWTAVALKMPTLDLTEKVLPGQSLYGLQHAPNVCCIGGGLPIWESGQLLGAIGISGGTVEQDCAIAQASISLFTR, encoded by the coding sequence ATGAACGTAACTAGTAGATCGCACATAACTTTAAGTTTACAGGCAATTATTGAACTCGGCGATTTTGCCCAAAAAGCGGCGGAAAACGTTGGGATTGATATTGTGTTTAGTTTTGTCGATCACGCCGGATCTCAACGTTATTTTTTTGTCATGGACCAAGCGTTATTGGTTAGCCATGAGTTAGCAAGACAAAAGGCATGGACAGCGGTTGCATTGAAAATGCCAACATTGGATTTGACCGAAAAGGTATTGCCTGGTCAAAGCCTCTATGGATTACAACATGCGCCAAACGTTTGTTGTATTGGTGGTGGCCTACCGATATGGGAAAGCGGTCAACTATTGGGGGCTATTGGCATAAGCGGTGGAACCGTCGAACAAGATTGTGCTATTGCACAGGCATCCATTTCACTGTTCACCCGTTGA
- the tdcD gene encoding propionate kinase, protein MSSETRVLVINCGSSSMKFSVLPIGENEPVLSGVAEKLGLSDAFISIKDSQGKKSVFELAEGTHAEALKKLFATMSTLQLMDSLCAIGHRVAHGGSEFSDSVLVTEEIIAKIEQLSDLAPLHNPANLVGIETAMTLLPTIPNVAVFDTAFHQTMSEEAYTYAIPLELRDEHKVRRYGFHGTSHRFVAIETVKRLDLDKYNHGIIVAHLGNGSSVCAVKDGVSVDTSMGMTPLEGLVMGTRCGDLDFGAAVYIANSTKQSLDSVYSLSNSQSGLLGVSGLSSDCRELEQARSKGNKRAALAIDVLVHRLARHIGGHLASLDRIDALVFTGGIGENSVLIRELVIQKLAVFGFKLDKEKNATTKGGEWGVVSTVNSPAIVVLPTNEEKVIAQDAAALA, encoded by the coding sequence ATGTCGTCAGAAACACGTGTTTTAGTTATTAACTGTGGTTCATCATCTATGAAATTCTCTGTTTTACCAATAGGAGAAAATGAACCAGTTTTATCGGGTGTGGCAGAGAAGTTAGGACTATCAGACGCTTTTATTTCTATAAAAGACTCACAAGGCAAAAAATCTGTTTTCGAACTGGCGGAAGGCACACATGCCGAAGCATTAAAAAAACTGTTTGCCACTATGTCGACATTACAACTAATGGACTCTTTGTGTGCGATAGGACACCGCGTGGCGCATGGTGGCAGTGAGTTCAGTGATTCTGTATTGGTGACTGAAGAAATCATAGCGAAAATAGAACAGTTATCTGATCTGGCTCCTTTGCACAATCCTGCCAATCTTGTCGGAATTGAAACCGCAATGACGTTGTTGCCGACTATACCGAACGTCGCGGTATTTGATACTGCATTCCACCAAACCATGTCTGAAGAAGCTTATACCTATGCGATTCCGTTAGAATTACGCGATGAACATAAAGTACGTCGATATGGCTTTCATGGTACGTCACATCGATTCGTAGCGATAGAAACGGTGAAGCGTTTAGATCTGGATAAATATAATCACGGCATAATTGTAGCGCACCTTGGTAATGGCTCATCGGTTTGTGCAGTGAAAGATGGCGTCAGTGTGGATACATCGATGGGTATGACTCCGCTCGAAGGGCTAGTGATGGGAACACGCTGTGGTGATTTGGACTTCGGTGCTGCCGTGTATATCGCCAATAGTACCAAGCAGTCGTTGGATTCTGTTTACAGCTTGAGCAACAGCCAATCAGGTTTGTTAGGTGTTTCTGGGCTTTCGAGCGATTGCCGTGAACTAGAGCAGGCTCGATCTAAGGGCAATAAACGCGCAGCGCTTGCTATTGATGTTTTGGTGCATCGCTTAGCCCGCCATATTGGTGGTCACCTTGCTTCATTAGATCGTATTGATGCGTTGGTATTCACCGGAGGTATTGGGGAAAATTCGGTGTTAATTCGAGAGCTTGTCATACAAAAATTGGCGGTATTTGGCTTTAAACTCGATAAGGAAAAAAATGCAACGACGAAAGGAGGAGAGTGGGGCGTTGTTTCTACAGTAAACTCACCAGCGATTGTTGTGTTGCCAACGAATGAAGAAAAGGTGATTGCCCAAGATGCTGCGGCACTAGCCTAA
- a CDS encoding 4Fe-4S dicluster domain-containing protein translates to MKNPECVIKSHLTQLDKNTIVERVKQAGVVGAGGAGFPTYVKLQSEAEIFLVNAAECEPMLKVDQQLMAEKSAELIRGLTYAMKATGAKEGVIALKAKYQKAIDALTPLLAANMRIHILRDVYPAGDEVITIWLATGRRVAPAQLPITVGVIVNNVQTLINVCHAVEHEQGVFDRTLTINGCVNNPMTITVPIGVTFQELLDYAGGVTESEFAVINGGPMMGALVEDLNQCVTKTTGALLVLPRDHIIIQRRLKSDQQILNMAKTVCEQCSLCTELCPRHLIGHELAPSQVIRATNYKDLAQPSTFLSALTCSECSLCESYACPVNISPMRVNKILKKQLRAQGAQYCGELKDADPMAEYRLVPTARLVSRLNLTPYYQEALMQPFDLPYRQVKVAISQHIGAPGEPIVQAGDRVTLGQKLTEAKANALSLGVHASCNGTVSEIDAQYITIQRGR, encoded by the coding sequence ATGAAAAACCCAGAATGTGTTATTAAATCGCATCTTACTCAATTGGATAAAAATACCATTGTTGAAAGAGTGAAACAGGCTGGCGTGGTTGGCGCAGGTGGTGCTGGTTTTCCTACGTATGTAAAGCTTCAATCTGAGGCTGAAATTTTCTTGGTTAACGCAGCTGAATGTGAACCTATGCTTAAAGTCGACCAACAGTTAATGGCGGAGAAATCAGCTGAACTCATTCGTGGTCTAACGTATGCGATGAAAGCCACCGGAGCGAAAGAAGGTGTTATCGCACTAAAAGCTAAATACCAAAAAGCGATTGATGCGCTAACGCCATTGCTTGCCGCTAACATGCGCATTCATATTTTACGAGATGTTTATCCAGCAGGGGATGAAGTCATCACCATTTGGCTGGCAACGGGACGCCGTGTTGCTCCGGCTCAATTGCCTATAACCGTTGGTGTCATTGTGAATAATGTGCAAACACTGATCAATGTTTGTCATGCAGTTGAGCATGAGCAAGGTGTTTTCGATCGTACTTTAACCATTAATGGTTGTGTGAATAACCCCATGACCATCACCGTTCCTATTGGCGTCACTTTCCAAGAACTTCTCGATTATGCAGGTGGCGTTACTGAGAGTGAGTTTGCTGTGATTAACGGTGGACCGATGATGGGGGCATTGGTTGAAGATTTGAATCAATGTGTCACCAAAACGACAGGCGCATTATTGGTATTGCCTCGTGATCACATCATTATTCAACGTCGTCTGAAAAGCGATCAACAGATCCTAAATATGGCGAAAACAGTTTGTGAGCAATGTTCATTGTGTACGGAACTGTGTCCGCGTCACCTAATTGGACACGAACTCGCACCAAGCCAAGTGATCCGAGCCACCAATTATAAAGATCTAGCGCAACCATCCACATTCTTGTCAGCATTAACATGTTCAGAGTGTAGCTTATGTGAAAGTTATGCTTGCCCAGTCAATATTTCTCCGATGCGTGTTAACAAAATTTTGAAGAAACAATTACGCGCGCAAGGTGCGCAATATTGTGGCGAGCTAAAAGACGCCGATCCCATGGCGGAATACCGTTTAGTTCCAACCGCACGTTTGGTCTCTCGGCTCAACCTAACGCCGTATTATCAAGAGGCACTAATGCAACCATTTGATTTGCCGTATCGGCAAGTTAAAGTGGCGATTAGTCAACATATTGGAGCGCCAGGCGAGCCGATTGTACAAGCCGGCGATAGAGTGACACTGGGGCAAAAGCTAACCGAAGCGAAAGCAAATGCGTTGAGTTTAGGCGTGCATGCGAGCTGTAACGGTACGGTGAGTGAAATTGACGCTCAATATATTACGATTCAAAGAGGTAGATAA
- a CDS encoding BMC domain-containing protein gives MKDTIGLLELSSIAKGVEVTDSMLKSASVEVLSSKTICPGKYIVMITGDVSAVKQALEHGEMIAGHLKIDSILLPKIDSNILPAISGVSPVEAKGSVGVVETFSVAACIEAANAAMKAANVTLVRVHMAFGIGGKCYFVVNGDIGDVKNAVKVGCKSAGEKGLLVHSMVVAKPHPDMWQHLI, from the coding sequence ATGAAAGATACCATTGGTTTGCTTGAATTAAGCAGTATTGCAAAAGGCGTTGAAGTCACCGACAGCATGCTAAAAAGCGCTAGTGTGGAAGTGTTAAGTTCGAAAACAATTTGTCCTGGTAAATATATTGTCATGATCACTGGAGATGTTTCTGCAGTCAAACAAGCGCTAGAGCATGGTGAGATGATCGCTGGGCATCTAAAGATCGATAGCATTCTTTTGCCTAAGATTGATTCTAATATTCTACCGGCCATTTCAGGTGTTTCACCGGTAGAAGCTAAAGGTTCGGTTGGGGTAGTTGAAACCTTTAGTGTGGCTGCTTGTATTGAGGCTGCTAACGCGGCAATGAAAGCGGCAAACGTAACTCTAGTGCGTGTCCACATGGCGTTTGGAATTGGCGGCAAGTGTTATTTTGTCGTCAATGGTGATATTGGTGACGTAAAAAACGCGGTCAAAGTTGGCTGTAAAAGTGCGGGTGAGAAAGGATTGTTGGTTCATAGCATGGTGGTTGCCAAACCACATCCAGACATGTGGCAGCATCTTATTTGA
- the grpH gene encoding propanediol utilization system shell hexameric protein GrpH, with product MQQEALGMVETKGLVSAIEAADTMVKSANVTLVGYEKIGSGLITVMVRGDVGAVKAATDAGSSAASKVGELVSVHVIPRPHTEVEKILPKTVE from the coding sequence ATGCAACAAGAAGCTCTAGGTATGGTTGAAACAAAAGGTTTGGTTTCTGCAATTGAAGCAGCAGACACCATGGTTAAATCTGCAAACGTAACATTGGTCGGTTACGAAAAAATTGGCTCAGGTCTAATTACAGTGATGGTTCGTGGCGATGTTGGTGCTGTAAAAGCGGCAACTGATGCTGGTTCTTCAGCGGCTAGCAAAGTTGGTGAACTTGTTTCTGTACACGTTATTCCTCGCCCTCATACTGAAGTTGAAAAAATCTTGCCAAAAACAGTTGAGTAA
- the pduB gene encoding propanediol utilization microcompartment protein PduB translates to MKDNFVEQIISEVMNTQQSEPQQKVPAINAASVGLTEFVGTSDLGRTIGLVIASVDNQLHEVMNIDKKYRSIGIIGARTGAGPHIFAADEAVKATNSEVIAVELARDTEGGGGHGCLIIFGADDVSDVRRAVEVTLSEINRTFGDVYGNAAGHLEFQYTARASSALNKAFGAPIGKSFGITCASPAAIGVVIADAAAKSAVIDPVDYSSPAKGTCFSNEVIFTFAGDSGAVRQAVLTARDVGLQLLGSMDSVPLQSATTPYI, encoded by the coding sequence ATGAAAGATAATTTTGTGGAACAGATTATTTCTGAGGTCATGAACACGCAACAGTCAGAACCTCAACAAAAGGTACCGGCAATAAATGCCGCAAGCGTTGGTCTGACTGAATTTGTTGGTACTAGTGATCTTGGCCGTACTATTGGTCTAGTTATAGCAAGTGTTGATAACCAACTGCATGAAGTGATGAACATTGATAAGAAGTACCGTTCAATCGGGATTATCGGTGCTCGTACCGGAGCTGGACCGCATATCTTTGCTGCTGATGAAGCGGTTAAGGCAACCAACAGTGAAGTGATTGCAGTCGAGCTTGCTCGTGATACGGAAGGTGGCGGTGGCCATGGTTGTCTCATCATATTTGGTGCTGATGATGTTTCGGATGTACGTCGCGCAGTTGAAGTGACGCTATCAGAGATCAACCGAACTTTTGGTGATGTGTATGGCAATGCAGCAGGTCACTTGGAATTCCAATACACAGCTCGTGCTAGCTCAGCGCTTAACAAGGCGTTTGGTGCACCAATTGGGAAATCATTCGGTATCACTTGTGCCTCTCCTGCGGCTATTGGTGTTGTCATCGCTGATGCGGCAGCAAAATCTGCAGTGATTGACCCAGTTGATTACTCGTCTCCAGCTAAAGGTACTTGTTTTAGTAATGAAGTCATCTTTACTTTCGCAGGTGATTCAGGTGCTGTGCGCCAAGCTGTGCTAACCGCTCGTGATGTTGGTCTTCAGCTCTTGGGGTCAATGGATTCGGTTCCTCTTCAGTCTGCGACAACCCCATACATCTAA